In a single window of the Micromonospora sp. WMMD1155 genome:
- a CDS encoding FAD-dependent monooxygenase — MVGAGPTGLAMAGQLAALGVQVRVVDRSLDRVQESRALAIQPRTLEVLASLGVTDEMVAVGNRAVRLCLHARGRARTVPLFDLGLSGTAYPYLLFLSQAETERVLGEHLAAVGLDIERGVELVGLDRAVDGAVVTLRHGDGRAERVAVRYVVGCDGAHSAVRHLAGIGFEGAAYPQTFVLADLEADGLDTGTAHVFLSERGMLFFFPLGHPTTWRLLVMRPPAEVASPDAPVTLDEVQELADTYTDATVRLRDPVWMTNFRLHHRAATHYRAGSVFLAGDAAHIHSPAGAQGMNTGIQDAVNLGWKLAQALRNNADSALLDTYETERAPVGRMVLRFSDRAFTVATSTNPAVRFARTRIAPALIPVMLASRFVRASAFRTVSQLGITYRNSPLSVEGPRPSRTGPRSGDRLPDAPLPGTADASTLHRLTSTPGWHLLLCGPAATWPAGDTVGLARDQLTVHRLTEPDATAAAATSDAQALRRLGFGPGVHGVMLVRPDGHIGYRAGGTDLTGLLAYLDRWLGP; from the coding sequence GTGGTCGGGGCGGGGCCAACCGGACTGGCTATGGCCGGGCAGTTGGCCGCCTTGGGTGTGCAGGTCCGGGTGGTGGATCGATCTCTCGACCGGGTGCAGGAGTCCCGTGCCCTGGCGATTCAGCCCCGCACTCTGGAGGTCCTCGCCAGTCTCGGGGTGACTGACGAGATGGTGGCCGTCGGGAACCGCGCGGTGCGGCTGTGTCTGCACGCACGGGGGCGGGCGCGTACCGTGCCGCTGTTTGACTTGGGTCTGTCCGGCACCGCGTATCCGTATCTGCTGTTCCTGTCGCAGGCGGAGACCGAGCGCGTCCTGGGTGAGCACCTCGCGGCGGTGGGGCTTGACATCGAACGGGGTGTCGAGCTGGTGGGGCTGGACCGTGCCGTCGACGGTGCGGTGGTGACGCTGCGGCACGGAGACGGCCGGGCGGAGCGGGTGGCGGTCCGGTACGTGGTGGGTTGCGACGGCGCGCACAGCGCTGTGCGGCACCTCGCTGGAATCGGCTTCGAGGGCGCTGCGTATCCGCAGACGTTCGTCCTGGCTGACCTGGAGGCCGACGGCCTCGACACGGGGACGGCGCACGTCTTCTTGTCCGAGCGGGGAATGCTGTTCTTCTTCCCCCTCGGCCACCCGACCACCTGGCGGCTGCTGGTCATGCGGCCACCCGCCGAGGTGGCCTCACCAGACGCCCCGGTCACCCTCGACGAGGTGCAGGAACTCGCCGACACGTACACCGACGCGACGGTGCGCCTGCGTGATCCCGTCTGGATGACCAACTTCCGGCTGCACCACCGCGCCGCCACCCACTACCGGGCCGGGTCGGTGTTCCTGGCCGGCGACGCCGCGCACATCCACAGCCCCGCCGGCGCGCAGGGCATGAACACCGGCATCCAGGACGCCGTCAACCTCGGCTGGAAACTCGCCCAGGCCCTGCGGAACAACGCTGACTCGGCGCTGCTGGATACCTACGAGACGGAACGGGCGCCCGTCGGCAGGATGGTGCTGCGCTTCAGCGACCGGGCGTTCACCGTCGCGACGTCCACCAACCCGGCCGTCCGGTTCGCTCGGACCCGGATCGCCCCCGCCCTCATCCCGGTCATGCTCGCGTCCCGGTTCGTGCGGGCCTCCGCCTTCCGGACGGTGTCGCAGCTGGGCATCACCTACCGGAACAGCCCACTGTCGGTGGAAGGGCCGCGCCCATCGCGCACCGGTCCACGATCTGGCGACCGGCTGCCCGATGCCCCGCTGCCCGGCACCGCAGACGCCAGCACGCTGCATCGGCTCACCTCCACGCCCGGATGGCACCTGCTGCTGTGCGGGCCTGCCGCTACCTGGCCTGCCGGCGACACCGTCGGCCTGGCCCGGGATCAGCTCACCGTGCACCGGTTGACCGAGCCCGACGCCACCGCAGCGGCCGCCACGTCCGATGCTCAGGCGTTGCGACGGTTGGGGTTCGGCCCCGGCGTTCATGGCGTGATGCTGGTCCGTCCCGACGGACACATCGGCTACCGGGCTGGTGGCACCGACCTGACGGGGCTGCTCGCCTACCTGGACCGCTGGCTCGGCCCGTAA
- a CDS encoding NAD-binding protein — protein MAVTPASTEVPVGAGEPHRFVICGDDTLAYRLADELINRHKLAVTVIMPSRASTYGRRIGKLNGVSIIESEQPDTDAYRSAKLEEADALALVGRNDIANIEAALQAHGINPGLRIVVRMFNTSLSEGIAQLPYCTVLSDGALAAPAFVAAAVGEATPSEGLRGGALVVARRDEVSEREILCGLAISEGRDGADLLPAEQDAADLVLAFAVPRKPAALTPRPRLTHRHPVGAILGRVWRRLRFVLAGFVGLLVAGAVILALQHPDGSWWEAIYAATLAAFGGADAEPRATALEQVTLLVLTIVSIALIPLLTGAVVDAVVKARLEVLDGAVPKRIAEHVVVVGLGGVGSYVIEGLHALGVDVVAIDKSADARGVQVARELGIPLIIGDASKRDTLLAASVPTSRALVVITSDDSVNLETALIGRSVHPDLRVVLRLFDGDFAEQVQRAFDLTISRSVSYLAVPFFAARLLGHNLEAIPIDRRVLLMADLVVAPYSVMEKQTVGDLRRPGEAWLLEVTNTLGARLPSSLPPGRRLRRGERLLMVATRAGLARLMQETSPPPDTAPRPPIIPHDSPPHHRSTPHPRDENDSDGERGGTSGPGRSTTTDSG, from the coding sequence GTGGCTGTCACCCCGGCGTCTACCGAAGTTCCGGTAGGTGCCGGCGAGCCACATCGATTTGTCATCTGCGGCGATGACACCCTGGCCTACCGCTTGGCCGACGAACTTATCAACCGGCACAAGCTGGCCGTCACGGTAATCATGCCTTCCCGGGCATCCACCTATGGACGCCGGATCGGCAAGCTGAACGGTGTCAGCATCATCGAGTCAGAACAGCCGGACACCGACGCCTACCGGTCGGCAAAGCTCGAAGAGGCAGACGCCCTGGCCCTTGTTGGGCGCAACGATATCGCGAACATCGAGGCAGCCCTGCAGGCGCACGGCATCAACCCAGGCCTGCGGATTGTCGTACGGATGTTCAACACGAGCCTGAGTGAGGGCATCGCCCAACTGCCGTACTGCACGGTGCTGTCGGATGGAGCGCTGGCGGCGCCGGCGTTCGTGGCGGCAGCCGTGGGCGAGGCTACGCCCAGCGAAGGGCTGCGCGGCGGCGCCCTGGTCGTCGCACGCCGAGATGAAGTATCCGAACGTGAGATCCTGTGTGGTCTGGCGATCAGCGAGGGGCGCGACGGCGCCGACCTCCTGCCAGCGGAACAAGACGCAGCCGACCTGGTTCTCGCCTTCGCCGTACCCAGGAAACCGGCAGCACTGACCCCTCGACCTCGGCTCACTCATCGCCATCCCGTCGGGGCGATCCTCGGACGGGTGTGGCGAAGGCTGCGGTTCGTGTTGGCGGGTTTTGTGGGCCTACTGGTCGCCGGGGCCGTGATTCTGGCGCTGCAGCATCCGGACGGCTCCTGGTGGGAGGCGATCTACGCAGCTACTCTCGCCGCCTTCGGTGGAGCCGACGCTGAGCCGCGTGCCACCGCGCTGGAACAGGTGACACTACTCGTCCTGACGATCGTCAGTATCGCACTGATCCCACTGTTGACCGGCGCCGTCGTCGACGCCGTCGTCAAGGCCCGCCTTGAGGTCCTCGACGGCGCAGTGCCAAAGCGGATAGCGGAACACGTTGTGGTGGTGGGGTTGGGAGGCGTCGGCAGTTATGTGATCGAAGGGCTACACGCTCTCGGCGTCGACGTCGTCGCCATCGACAAATCAGCCGACGCGCGTGGTGTACAGGTCGCCAGGGAACTGGGCATACCGTTGATCATCGGCGATGCGAGCAAGCGCGACACACTGCTGGCCGCGTCGGTGCCCACCAGCCGTGCGTTGGTGGTCATCACGTCCGACGACTCCGTTAACCTGGAGACGGCGTTGATCGGCCGGTCCGTCCACCCCGACCTGCGGGTGGTCCTGAGACTTTTCGACGGCGATTTCGCCGAACAAGTGCAACGAGCTTTCGATCTCACCATTTCGCGTAGCGTCAGCTACCTGGCGGTGCCGTTCTTCGCGGCGCGCCTGCTCGGCCACAACCTTGAGGCGATACCGATCGACCGACGGGTCCTGCTGATGGCTGACCTCGTCGTGGCGCCGTATTCGGTTATGGAGAAACAGACCGTTGGTGACCTACGGCGCCCCGGCGAAGCCTGGCTGCTCGAAGTGACCAACACACTCGGCGCTCGCCTGCCGTCTTCGCTGCCCCCCGGTCGCCGCTTACGACGCGGGGAGAGACTGCTGATGGTGGCGACCCGAGCCGGATTGGCCAGATTGATGCAGGAGACGTCGCCACCGCCGGACACCGCGCCTCGGCCTCCCATAATTCCTCACGACTCTCCCCCGCATCACCGATCGACTCCGCACCCCCGCGACGAGAACGATTCGGACGGGGAGCGCGGAGGTACCAGTGGGCCCGGACGGTCTACCACCACGGATTCCGGCTGA